Proteins encoded within one genomic window of Couchioplanes caeruleus:
- a CDS encoding error-prone DNA polymerase, with translation MGFHNPPKPWGELESALTGKAKRHLYVVDPLAVDGDGGDSPAWSRKRQPYQAPALIRARPEDRYAELHCHTNFSFLDGASHPEELAEEAVRLGLTALAVTDHDGFYGVVRFSQAARELGLPTIFGAELSLDLSKPQNGEADPEGRHLLALAHGPEGYARLARTISRGQLDGAEKGKPAYGELEQVAEVLRDHVLVLTGCRKGSVPRALAAEGPRGAARELDRLVDLFGAGNVAVELTDHGDPYDDDRNDVLYDLAKSRRLEIVATNNVHYATPGRRRLATALAAVRARRSLDEIDGWLPAAGAAHLRSGAEMKRRFAAYPGAVENAAMFGDDLAFDLQLVAPRLPDFPIPEPGHTEMSWLRELTMRGARERYGPPQAHPKAYAQLEHELRMIEELEFPGYFLVVYDIVRFCREQNIYCQGRGSAANSAVCYALRITNVDAVEYDLLFERFLAPERDGPPDIDVDIESDRREEVIQYVYGKHGREHTAQVANVISYRPRSAVRDMAKAFGFSPGQQDAWSKQIDRWGSVAAVDVEDIPEQVVAFANEVQDFPRHLGIHSGGMVICDRPIIEVCPVEWGRMPGRTVLQWDKDDCAAVDLVKFDLLGLGMLSALHYAYDMIESDLDLGNMRLDDSEVYEMLCRADSVGVFQVESRAQMATLPRLKPDNFYDLVVEVALIRPGPIQGGSVHPYIRRKNGLEEPSVPHPLMANALSKTLGVPLFQEQLMQLAIDVAGFDPAEADQLRRAMGSKRSVEKMEKIKKRLYEGMAGRGITGDLADDLFLKLSAFASYGFPESHAMSFAYLVYASAWLKRYHPAAFCAALLNAQPMGFYSPQSLVDDARRHGVEVRRPDINLSDAAATLETTATTRWSSAPGEPPHAWGLGGPAVRMGLSSVRTLGEELAKTLEEERRARGPYRDMADLARRTGCATAHLEALATADAFAGFGLSRREALWAAGAAAQDRPDRLPGTVTGTDAPTLPGMGDVDKLVADVWATGLSPDAHPAQFLREELTRRGALPIARLGRVEAGTRIRAGGIVTHRQRPATAGGVTFVNLEDETGMLNVTCSPGLWQRYRRVARTSSALVVRGRLEKVEGVLNLVADRLDALTPPVTPASRDFR, from the coding sequence ATGGGCTTCCACAATCCACCGAAGCCATGGGGTGAACTGGAGAGCGCCCTCACCGGCAAGGCCAAGCGGCACCTGTACGTCGTCGACCCGCTCGCCGTCGACGGTGACGGTGGCGACTCGCCCGCCTGGAGCCGCAAGCGGCAGCCGTACCAGGCGCCTGCCCTGATCCGCGCTCGGCCTGAGGACCGGTACGCCGAACTGCACTGCCACACCAACTTCAGCTTCCTGGACGGCGCCAGCCACCCGGAGGAGCTCGCCGAGGAGGCGGTGCGGCTGGGGCTCACCGCACTCGCCGTCACCGACCACGACGGCTTCTACGGGGTGGTGCGGTTCTCGCAGGCCGCCCGGGAGCTCGGCCTGCCCACGATCTTCGGTGCCGAACTCTCCCTGGACCTGTCGAAACCGCAGAACGGCGAGGCCGATCCGGAGGGCCGGCACCTGCTCGCCCTCGCGCACGGGCCGGAGGGGTACGCCCGCCTTGCCCGGACGATCTCCCGCGGCCAGCTCGACGGTGCGGAGAAGGGCAAGCCGGCGTACGGGGAGCTCGAACAGGTCGCCGAGGTGCTGCGCGACCACGTGCTGGTGCTGACCGGATGCCGCAAGGGCAGCGTCCCGCGGGCGCTCGCCGCCGAGGGGCCGCGCGGCGCGGCGCGGGAGCTGGACCGGCTGGTGGACCTCTTCGGCGCCGGCAACGTCGCCGTCGAGCTGACCGACCACGGCGACCCGTACGACGACGACCGCAACGACGTGCTGTACGACCTGGCGAAGAGCCGCCGGCTGGAGATTGTCGCCACCAACAACGTGCACTACGCGACCCCGGGCCGGCGGCGGCTGGCCACCGCGCTGGCCGCGGTCCGGGCCCGGCGCAGCCTCGACGAGATCGACGGCTGGCTGCCCGCGGCCGGCGCCGCCCACCTGCGCAGCGGCGCCGAGATGAAGCGACGGTTCGCGGCGTACCCGGGTGCGGTGGAGAACGCCGCGATGTTCGGCGACGATCTCGCCTTCGACCTGCAGTTGGTCGCGCCGCGGCTGCCGGACTTCCCGATACCGGAGCCGGGGCACACCGAGATGAGCTGGCTGCGGGAGTTGACCATGCGCGGCGCCCGGGAGCGGTACGGGCCGCCGCAGGCGCATCCGAAGGCGTACGCGCAGCTCGAGCACGAGTTGCGGATGATCGAGGAGCTGGAATTCCCGGGCTACTTCCTGGTGGTCTACGACATCGTGCGGTTCTGCCGCGAGCAGAACATCTACTGCCAGGGGCGGGGCTCGGCCGCGAACTCCGCGGTCTGCTACGCGCTGCGCATCACCAATGTGGACGCGGTCGAGTACGACCTGCTCTTCGAGCGGTTCCTGGCGCCGGAGCGGGACGGTCCACCGGACATCGACGTGGACATCGAGTCGGACCGGCGCGAGGAGGTGATCCAGTACGTGTACGGCAAGCACGGTCGGGAGCACACCGCGCAGGTCGCCAACGTGATCTCGTATCGTCCGCGTTCCGCCGTACGCGACATGGCCAAGGCCTTCGGTTTCTCGCCCGGGCAGCAGGACGCGTGGAGCAAGCAGATCGACCGGTGGGGCAGCGTCGCGGCCGTCGACGTGGAGGACATCCCGGAGCAGGTGGTCGCGTTCGCGAACGAGGTGCAGGACTTCCCGCGGCACCTGGGCATCCACTCCGGCGGCATGGTGATCTGCGACCGGCCGATCATCGAGGTGTGCCCGGTGGAGTGGGGACGGATGCCGGGGCGCACGGTGCTGCAGTGGGACAAGGACGACTGCGCGGCGGTCGATCTGGTCAAGTTCGACCTGCTCGGCCTGGGGATGCTGTCGGCGCTGCACTATGCGTACGACATGATCGAGTCCGATTTGGATCTTGGCAACATGCGTCTCGACGATTCCGAGGTCTACGAGATGTTGTGCAGGGCCGATTCTGTCGGGGTTTTCCAGGTGGAGAGCCGAGCGCAGATGGCCACTCTGCCGCGGCTCAAACCGGATAATTTCTACGATCTGGTGGTCGAGGTGGCCCTGATCCGCCCGGGTCCCATCCAGGGCGGCTCGGTTCACCCGTACATAAGACGGAAGAACGGGCTGGAGGAACCCTCGGTTCCGCACCCGCTCATGGCCAACGCCCTGTCCAAGACCCTGGGCGTGCCGCTGTTCCAGGAGCAGCTCATGCAGCTCGCCATCGACGTCGCCGGGTTCGACCCGGCCGAGGCGGACCAGTTGCGCCGGGCGATGGGATCCAAGCGGTCGGTCGAGAAGATGGAGAAGATCAAGAAGCGACTGTACGAGGGGATGGCGGGGCGGGGGATCACCGGCGACCTCGCCGACGACCTGTTCCTGAAGCTGTCCGCGTTCGCCAGCTACGGCTTCCCGGAGAGCCACGCCATGAGCTTCGCCTACCTCGTGTACGCGAGCGCCTGGCTGAAGCGCTACCACCCGGCCGCCTTCTGCGCGGCCCTGCTCAACGCCCAGCCGATGGGTTTCTACTCGCCGCAGTCGCTGGTGGACGACGCCCGCCGGCACGGGGTCGAGGTCCGCCGGCCGGACATCAACCTCAGCGACGCCGCGGCGACCCTGGAGACCACGGCGACCACCCGGTGGAGCTCGGCGCCCGGGGAACCGCCGCACGCGTGGGGGCTGGGCGGGCCGGCGGTACGGATGGGGCTGTCGAGCGTCCGTACCCTCGGCGAGGAGCTGGCGAAGACCCTCGAGGAGGAGCGCCGTGCGCGCGGCCCGTACCGTGACATGGCGGATCTCGCCCGCCGGACCGGATGCGCGACCGCCCACCTGGAGGCCCTCGCCACCGCCGACGCCTTCGCGGGTTTCGGACTCTCGCGCCGGGAGGCGCTGTGGGCGGCCGGGGCCGCCGCGCAGGACCGGCCGGACCGCCTACCGGGCACGGTCACCGGCACCGACGCGCCCACGCTGCCCGGCATGGGCGATGTGGACAAGCTGGTCGCCGACGTGTGGGCGACGGGCCTGTCCCCGGACGCGCACCCCGCGCAGTTCCTCCGCGAGGAGCTGACCCGCCGGGGCGCGCTGCCGATCGCGAGGCTCGGCCGCGTCGAGGCCGGCACCCGCATCCGCGCCGGCGGCATCGTCACCCACCGGCAGCGCCCGGCGACCGCGGGCGGGGTCACCTTCGTCAACCTCGAGGACGAGACCGGGATGCTCAACGTCACCTGCTCGCCGGGGCTGTGGCAGCGCTACCGGCGGGTGGCCCGGACCAGCTCGGCGCTGGTGGTGCGGGGGCGGCTGGAGAAGGTGGAGGGGGTGCTGAACCTGGTCGCCGACCGGCTCGACGCGCTCACCCCGCCGGTCACGCCCGCGTCCCGCGACTTCCGCTGA
- a CDS encoding DNA polymerase Y family protein: MSAASGPRTLLVWCPDWPVVAAEIVEGVSAAGPVVVLRGNRVVACSEAARAEGVRRGLRRREAQGRCPQLVVVEHDPGRDARAFEPVVAAVEEVAVGVEVVRPGACALAARGPSRYFGGEERAAERIVEQVAQACAVESQVGIADGVFAAGLAARGGRIVAAGRTREFLASVTIEALERPALADLLRRLGVATLGDFAALPASDVLTRFGFDGALAHRLAAGLDHRPLAVRQPPPDLDVSGTYDEPLERVDVAAFAGRALAERLHDRLAAHGLACTRLGIEAVTADGQELHRVWRHDGMLTAAAIAERVRWQLDGWLTGARRGAPARPTAGLVRLRLVPDGVLVHLGLQPGLWGDTGAERERAHRALSRIQGLLGPESVLTAVTGGGRSADDQVRFVPWGDEREPARPGTPPMPMENFVAIAGEETGQISQGEHTEKPGKGEQAGRRGEGKDDRPPWPGRLPAPSPALVLPLPAPAVVLDETGTPVGVSARLELSGTPAVLMIGDEPAGITGWAGPWPVDERWWAPAESRRRARFQMTVADGRAFLLSLSSGHWAIEAIYD; encoded by the coding sequence GTGAGTGCTGCTTCTGGACCTCGGACCCTGCTTGTCTGGTGCCCGGACTGGCCGGTCGTCGCCGCCGAGATCGTGGAGGGGGTGTCTGCTGCCGGGCCGGTTGTCGTGCTGCGGGGCAATCGGGTTGTCGCGTGTTCCGAGGCGGCACGGGCCGAAGGGGTGCGGCGGGGGCTGCGGCGGCGGGAGGCTCAGGGGCGTTGTCCTCAGCTTGTCGTCGTCGAGCATGATCCGGGGCGGGATGCCCGGGCGTTCGAGCCGGTGGTCGCCGCCGTCGAGGAGGTTGCCGTCGGGGTCGAGGTGGTGCGGCCCGGTGCCTGTGCGCTGGCCGCGCGGGGGCCCTCGCGCTACTTCGGGGGCGAGGAGCGGGCCGCCGAGCGGATCGTCGAGCAGGTGGCGCAGGCCTGTGCCGTGGAGAGCCAGGTGGGCATCGCTGACGGGGTGTTCGCCGCCGGGTTGGCCGCTCGGGGCGGACGGATCGTCGCCGCCGGGCGTACCCGGGAGTTTCTCGCCTCCGTGACCATCGAGGCGCTGGAGCGGCCCGCGCTGGCCGATCTTTTGCGCCGGCTCGGGGTGGCGACGCTGGGTGACTTCGCCGCGCTGCCCGCCTCCGACGTGCTGACCCGGTTCGGATTCGACGGGGCGCTCGCGCATCGGCTCGCCGCCGGGCTCGACCATCGGCCGCTCGCCGTCCGGCAGCCGCCGCCCGACCTCGACGTGTCCGGCACCTACGACGAGCCGCTCGAACGGGTCGACGTCGCCGCGTTCGCCGGGCGGGCCCTGGCCGAGCGGCTGCACGACCGGCTCGCCGCGCACGGTCTGGCCTGCACCCGGCTGGGCATCGAGGCGGTCACCGCCGACGGCCAGGAGCTGCACCGGGTGTGGCGCCACGACGGGATGCTCACCGCCGCGGCCATCGCCGAGCGGGTGCGCTGGCAGCTCGACGGCTGGCTGACCGGCGCCCGCCGCGGCGCACCCGCCCGGCCGACCGCGGGCCTGGTCCGGCTGCGGCTGGTGCCCGACGGCGTTCTCGTCCACCTCGGACTCCAGCCCGGCCTGTGGGGTGACACGGGCGCGGAACGGGAGCGGGCGCATCGCGCGCTGAGCCGGATCCAGGGTCTGCTCGGCCCGGAGTCGGTGCTCACCGCGGTGACCGGCGGTGGCCGGTCCGCCGACGACCAGGTGCGGTTCGTGCCGTGGGGCGACGAGCGGGAGCCGGCCCGGCCGGGCACCCCGCCGATGCCGATGGAGAACTTCGTGGCGATCGCCGGCGAAGAGACCGGACAAATAAGTCAAGGAGAACATACCGAAAAGCCCGGGAAGGGAGAACAGGCGGGAAGGAGAGGAGAAGGGAAGGACGACCGTCCACCTTGGCCGGGTCGTCTTCCTGCGCCCTCTCCCGCGCTGGTCCTGCCGCTGCCCGCGCCCGCGGTGGTGCTGGACGAGACGGGTACGCCGGTCGGCGTCAGCGCCCGCCTCGAGCTGAGCGGCACCCCCGCCGTACTGATGATCGGTGACGAGCCCGCCGGGATCACCGGGTGGGCCGGGCCGTGGCCGGTGGACGAGCGGTGGTGGGCGCCGGCCGAGTCGCGCCGCCGGGCCCGTTTCCAGATGACCGTCGCGGACGGGCGGGCGTTCCTGCTGTCCCTGTCGTCGGGGCACTGGGCGATCGAGGCGATCTATGACTAG
- a CDS encoding SAV_6107 family HEPN domain-containing protein, with translation MPRSFGLAHAPTAGTQAAPTVPANLLPHRTPAQLLAIARQGLIEAARTRPDGLRYAAAHLAALRAAAAVLAARARPAAPSRRNRVTSVWSLLVLVAPEFSDWANYFALGAAKRAAAEAGIPRVVTTREADDLLRAAETFVSLVQSALGLAFQPTLEAA, from the coding sequence GTGCCGCGGTCATTCGGCCTGGCACACGCCCCCACGGCTGGGACACAGGCGGCCCCGACGGTCCCCGCCAACCTCCTGCCTCACCGCACCCCGGCCCAACTGCTCGCGATCGCCCGCCAAGGCCTGATCGAGGCAGCCCGCACCCGCCCCGACGGCCTGCGCTACGCAGCGGCCCACCTGGCCGCCCTCCGAGCCGCCGCCGCGGTCCTTGCCGCCCGCGCCAGACCGGCCGCCCCGAGCCGCCGCAACCGCGTGACCAGCGTCTGGTCGCTCCTGGTCCTGGTGGCCCCCGAATTCAGCGACTGGGCCAACTACTTCGCCCTGGGTGCCGCCAAACGCGCGGCGGCCGAAGCCGGCATCCCCCGAGTGGTAACCACCCGCGAGGCGGACGACCTGCTGAGAGCGGCGGAGACCTTCGTGTCCTTGGTGCAGTCGGCACTCGGCCTCGCCTTTCAGCCCACCCTTGAAGCCGCCTAG
- a CDS encoding SDR family NAD(P)-dependent oxidoreductase, with translation MRTIVVTGASSGVGLAAATELASRGDQVVVVGRDPGRLQAAMAAVRAAATGPEPDEFRADFESLDEVRRLADRLLETYPVIDVLANNAGGMLGAYRKTVDGFEATLASNHLAPFLLTHLLRERLRGGRVVNTASRRHQPGGLDPDDLTGDPASWGAWRAYAASKAANILFTAEAARRWPDVLSVAFHPGVVRSNFGVDPVTRFFYKAAPFLTTPEKAGALLSWLATAPAEELRSGAYYVGHAVTAPDQRLADPALASWLWETSTKAISL, from the coding sequence ATGCGCACGATCGTGGTCACCGGGGCGAGTTCCGGCGTGGGCCTGGCCGCCGCGACGGAGCTGGCCTCGCGGGGCGACCAGGTGGTCGTCGTCGGGCGTGATCCGGGCCGGTTGCAAGCGGCGATGGCGGCGGTCCGGGCGGCGGCCACCGGTCCCGAGCCGGACGAGTTCCGGGCCGACTTCGAGTCACTGGACGAGGTACGGCGCCTTGCGGACCGTCTGCTGGAGACGTACCCGGTGATCGACGTCCTCGCGAACAACGCCGGCGGCATGCTGGGGGCGTACCGGAAGACGGTGGACGGTTTCGAGGCGACCCTGGCAAGCAACCACCTCGCGCCCTTTCTCCTGACCCACCTGCTGCGCGAGCGACTGCGTGGCGGCCGGGTGGTGAACACCGCCTCCCGGCGGCACCAGCCGGGTGGGCTCGACCCCGACGATCTCACCGGCGACCCGGCGTCGTGGGGCGCCTGGCGCGCCTACGCCGCGAGCAAGGCGGCCAACATCCTCTTCACGGCGGAGGCGGCCCGGCGCTGGCCGGACGTCCTGTCGGTGGCCTTCCATCCGGGCGTGGTGCGCTCGAACTTCGGCGTGGACCCGGTGACCCGGTTCTTCTACAAGGCCGCCCCGTTCCTGACCACCCCGGAGAAGGCGGGCGCGCTGCTGTCGTGGCTGGCGACCGCGCCGGCGGAGGAGCTGCGCAGCGGCGCGTACTACGTCGGGCACGCCGTCACCGCGCCGGACCAGCGGCTCGCCGACCCGGCGCTCGCCTCCTGGCTCTGGGAGACGAGCACGAAGGCGATCAGTCTCTAG
- a CDS encoding inositol monophosphatase family protein gives MMITDGELAIAAAQAGAAVVLGKYGSALTRFDKSAGDFATSADVEAERAVIDVLRAARPGDAVTGEESGRVDPAPLAAAGRTGEGGRVDPAPLAAAGRTGDGERMWLVDPLCGTRNFAARTMLVAVNVALRTGSEITAAASADPFSGEVFWTDGTAARVRRDGADEPLTPSAESRLVDVNLDPPFPNAPRFRAVDLLADPRFGQRFGPRVVSSTLAVAWVAAGRRAAYVTDGRLRDSVHFAAGIAVCRAAGCVITDIEGQPVHTGVGGLVVAADHETHATLLELMGGFRG, from the coding sequence GCGCAGGCGGGAGCCGCCGTCGTCCTGGGGAAGTACGGTTCGGCGCTGACCCGCTTCGACAAGTCCGCCGGCGACTTCGCCACCTCCGCCGACGTCGAGGCCGAGCGGGCCGTCATCGACGTACTGCGCGCCGCCCGCCCCGGCGACGCCGTCACCGGCGAGGAGAGCGGCCGGGTCGATCCGGCTCCCCTTGCCGCGGCGGGCCGCACCGGCGAGGGCGGCCGGGTCGACCCGGCTCCCCTTGCCGCGGCAGGCCGCACCGGCGACGGTGAGCGAATGTGGCTCGTCGACCCGCTCTGCGGCACGCGGAACTTCGCGGCGCGCACCATGCTGGTCGCCGTGAACGTCGCCCTGCGCACCGGCTCGGAGATCACGGCAGCGGCCTCCGCCGACCCGTTCTCCGGCGAGGTCTTCTGGACCGACGGCACCGCCGCCCGGGTACGCCGCGACGGCGCCGACGAGCCGCTTACCCCGTCGGCGGAGTCGCGCCTGGTGGACGTCAACCTCGACCCGCCGTTCCCCAACGCGCCCCGCTTCCGGGCGGTGGACCTGCTCGCCGATCCCCGCTTCGGGCAACGGTTCGGGCCGCGGGTGGTGTCCAGCACCCTCGCCGTCGCCTGGGTCGCCGCCGGCCGGCGCGCCGCGTACGTCACCGATGGGCGGCTGCGCGACAGCGTCCACTTCGCCGCCGGGATCGCGGTATGCCGGGCGGCCGGCTGCGTGATCACCGATATCGAGGGGCAACCGGTGCACACCGGAGTGGGCGGTCTGGTGGTGGCGGCGGACCACGAGACGCACGCCACCCTGCTGGAACTGATGGGCGGTTTCAGAGGCTGA